GAGCGGCCGTTTCCGCTGGATCTGGTGCCCCGGGTGATCGCGGCCGCCGAGTGGGCCAAGCTGGAGCGCGGGATCAAGCAGCGGGTTCGGGCGTTGGAGTTGTTCCTCGCCGACATATACGACGAGCAACACATTCTTCGGGACGGCGTCATCCCCAAACGGCTGGTTACCTCGTGTGAGCATTTTCACCGTGAAGCCGCCGGTCTCGCACCGCCGAACGGGGTCCGAATCCACGTTGCCGGGATCGATCTGGTTCGCGACGAGAACGGCGTGTTCCGGGTGTTGGAGGACAACCTGCGCTCGCCGTCGGGCGTCTCCTACGTGATGGAGAACCGCAGCACGATGGCGCGGGTCTTCCCGGATCTGTTCACCTCGAACCGGGTCCGTGCCGTCGGTGACTACGCCACCCATCTGTTGCGGGCGCTGCGCGCGTCGGCCGCGCCGAACGAGGCCGACCCGACGGTGGTGGTGCTCACTCCGGGGGTGTACAACTCGGCGTACTTCGAGCATTCGCTGCTGGCGCGGCAGATGGGTGTCGAGCTGGTCGAGGGCCGGGACCTGTTCTGCCGGGACAACGTGGTGTACATGCGGACCACCGAGGGCGAGCGCCAGGTGGATGTGATCTACCGTCGGCTCGACGACGAGTACCTCGACCCGATGCACTTCCGACCGGATTCGGTGCTCGGCGTGGCGGGGGTGCTGAATGCGGCACGGGCCGGCAACGTGGTGATCTCCAGCGCGGTCGGTAACGGCGTGGGGGACGACAAACTGGTCTACACCTACGTGCCCACCATCATCGAGTACTACCTGGGTGAGAAGGCGA
Above is a genomic segment from Skermania piniformis containing:
- a CDS encoding circularly permuted type 2 ATP-grasp protein, encoding MFDADGKVRTPYRGIYDALSPIAVEDLAARSEALGRAFIDQGITFSLSGKERPFPLDLVPRVIAAAEWAKLERGIKQRVRALELFLADIYDEQHILRDGVIPKRLVTSCEHFHREAAGLAPPNGVRIHVAGIDLVRDENGVFRVLEDNLRSPSGVSYVMENRSTMARVFPDLFTSNRVRAVGDYATHLLRALRASAAPNEADPTVVVLTPGVYNSAYFEHSLLARQMGVELVEGRDLFCRDNVVYMRTTEGERQVDVIYRRLDDEYLDPMHFRPDSVLGVAGVLNAARAGNVVISSAVGNGVGDDKLVYTYVPTIIEYYLGEKAMLPNVDTLRCWLDDERIQVLDRIEELVIKPVEGSGGYGIVFGPDATPRELDATRRKIKADPRGWIAQPVVQLSTVPTKIGAQLAPRHVDLRPFAVNDGDDVWVLPGGLTRVALPEGSLVVNSSQGGGSKDTWVLATRASVGARELAGEELVSEPPKGDRPEVGRELTALQAHQQQQQQQQSARGDSGVASC